A single window of Candoia aspera isolate rCanAsp1 chromosome 3, rCanAsp1.hap2, whole genome shotgun sequence DNA harbors:
- the FAM151A gene encoding LOW QUALITY PROTEIN: protein FAM151A (The sequence of the model RefSeq protein was modified relative to this genomic sequence to represent the inferred CDS: substituted 1 base at 1 genomic stop codon) yields MVISKRDCSSCGNKGAIAALISAVAVTSLCIAFMVSLEVRKQSLEDLAPRPSFYSGGDVLDYLLNLGRIDRKDGLLVTWYHAANSKSDMEEALKADVMALESDVTLEGYNTPNETEKPIMAHPPDIYSDNTLQDXLKAVLGLSNKVIKLDFKNIRTVGPSLDILVRASSELNIDQPVWLNADILKGPNVPFDIAVNASQFLTLIQERFPNCTISPGWVTLYLPHFPNKTYTQNMVEEMHTLVGKLPQQITFPVRAVMAKPAWTHLSWLLSQSKRYSLTLWQGKTDPVRVEDLLFIRNNSKPGQIYYDLYEPILSQFKKMAREYKNCTF; encoded by the exons ATGGTGATTTCCAAGAGGGACTGTTCTTCTTGTGGAAATAAAGGAGCAATTGCCGCTTTGATCAGTGCTGTGGCAGTGACTTCTCTTTGCATAGCTTTCATGGTGTCTCTAGAAGTCAGAAAACAATCTTTAGAAG ACCTGGCACCAAGGCCATCCTTTTATTCAGGTGGAGATGTATTAGATTATTTGCTTAATCTGGGGAGAATAGACAGAAAAGATGGATTGTTGGTCACATGGTATCATGCTGCAAATAGTAAGAGTGACATGGAAGAGGCCTTAAAAG CTGATGTCATGGCCCTGGAATCTGATGTCACCCTTGAAGGATACAATACACCCAATGAGACAGAGAAGCCCATTATGGCCCACCCTCCTGACATCTACAGTGATAATACTCTTCAGGATTGACTGAAGGCAGTGCTTGGGTTATCCAATAAAG TGATCAAGCTGGATTTCAAAAACATCAGGACAGTGGGCCCATCTCTGGATATCTTAGTAAGAGCATCTTCTGAGTTGAATATCGACCAACCTGTGTGGCTAAATGCAGATATTCTGAAAGGCCCAAATGTTCCTTTTGATATTGCAGTTAATGCAAGCCA ATTCCTGACTCTCATTCAGGAGAGGTTTCCAAACTGCACTATCTCCCCAGGATGGGTCACCCTCTATTTACCTCATTTTCCAAACAAGACCTATACACAGAATATGGTTGAGGAAATGCATACCCTTGTGGGAAAACTGCCTCAGCAAATCACCTTCCCTGTAAGAGCTGTCATGGCAAAACCAGCCTGGACTCATTTGAGCTGGCTTCTGAGTCAATCAAAAAG GTATAGTCTGACCTTGTGGCAAGGGAAGACTGATCCAGTTAGAGTGGAGGATCTCCTGTTTATTCGAAACAACAGCAAACCTGGACAAATCTATTATGACCTTTATGAACCTATTTTGTCTCAATTCAAAAAAATGGCACGTGAGTATAaaaattgtactttttaa
- the TTC4 gene encoding tetratricopeptide repeat protein 4, translated as MAESEEADLDAFLDKFQGPQRYEGAFNPTTWEQEFDQIPMFMKNAPSEINPKQNPDLACLQSIIFDEEHSPEEQSKTYKNEGNDYFKEKDYKKAVISYTEGLKKKCNDPELNTVLLTNRAAAHFYLGNYRSALNDAIAARKLKPSHLKAVVRGALCHMELKHFSEAMAWCEEGLKLDPKEKKLLEIRTKADRLKRAEERDLRKAKFQEKREQSQKEALFKAIKDQNIKLSPVASKDETAVSTDLAEMSLDGLNSESGIGAKVCLEDNGSLIWPVLFLYPEHGQTDFISAFHEESRFADHLVVMFEESPAWDIERKYIPKELELYYEDEERGDIYQISMETTLLEALQHKRYFIKAGTPAFLVLVKDAPFSKNYLFGKKVHQLK; from the exons ATGGCGGAAAGCGAAGAGGCGGATTTGGATGCCTTCCTCGACAAATTTCAGGGCCCGCAGCGCTACGAGGGGGCCTTCAATCCGACGACATGGGAGCAG GAATTTGATCAGATTCCAATGTTCATGAAGAATGCTCCTTCTGAAATAAATCCTAAGCAGAACCCTGATCTGGCATGCCTTCAGTCTATCATTTTTGATGAAGAGCACAGTCCTGAAG AGCAATCTAAGACTTACAAGAATGAAGGTAATgattatttcaaagaaaaggaTTATAAGAAGGCCGTGATATCTTATACAGAAGGactaaaaaagaaatgtaatgaCCCGGAGTTGAATACAGTACTTCTTACGAACAGAGCGGCAGCCCACTTTTACCTGG GCAACTATCGCTCTGCTCTGAATGATGCTATTGCAGCAAGAAAACTGAAACCCAGCCACCTCAAAGCAGTAGTAAGGG GAGCACTGTGCCATATGGAACTCAAGCATTTCTCTGAAGCTATGGCATGGTGTGAGGAGGGGCTGAAATTagatccaaaggaaaaaaaacttctggAAATAAGAACAAAAGCAGACAGACTTAAG CGTGCAGAAGAGCGAGATTTGAGAAAAGCAAAATTTCAGGAGAAGAGGGAACAGTCTCAGAAAGAGGCCTTATTTAAAGCTATTAAG GATCAAAACATCAAATTGTCTCCAGTGGCCTCTAAAGATGAGACGGCAGTGTCAACAGACCTTGCGGAGATGTCTTTAGATGGACTTAACTCTGAAAGTGGCATTGGGGCCAAAGTCTGTCTAGAAGACAATGGCAGCCTTATCTGGCCAGTGCTGTTCCTGTACCCTGAGCATGGACAAACTGACTTCATCTCTGCTTTTCATGAAGAATCCAG ATTTGCTGACCATTTAGTTGTCATGTTTGAAGAATCACCTGCCTGGGatatagaaagaaaatatattcctaAAGAACTAGAG CTTTATTATGAGGATGAAGAAAGAGGAGATATATACCAGATAAGCATGGAAACCACATTGTTAGAAGCGCTGCAGCACAAAAG GTACTTTATAAAAGCTGGGACTCCTGCCTTTTTAGTCCTGGTGAAAGATGCTCCTTTCTCTAAAAACTATTTATTTGGGAAGAAAGTTcatcaattaaaatga